actgattggcgatctacatctggatactttacgtttATGGGTagtaatttagttacttggagaagcaagaaacaaaaagtgatggctaggtcaagtgcagaagctgagtttcgtggtatgtctcatggtgcatgtgagttgttgtggttgaaaaaattgttgagagatcttgAGTTTAAACCCAAGGGTGCTATGAAACTTCCTTTtgataacaaggctgctattgggattgctcataatccagtgcaacatgatcgaacaaaacatgtggagattgatagacatttcattaaggaaaaattggatgctggaattattatgtttccatttgtgagatctgaagatcaacttgctAATGTTCTTACTACGGCTGTGTCTAATAGTGGGTTTTCCAACTtgcttgacaagttgggcatgcatgacatctttgcaccaacttgagtGGAAGTGTtgtgagttatatattagttaaagtgtaaatagtagtttattgtcccacattggtgataagctcatatttatatatactttacatcaaattcacttgtcttttcttacttagttccttatatttttgagctatttactttgtttttgtgttttctaggatttgtcaagcaaagaaaagaaaaatagcacaagttggatattaagtaacaaattcgtcaaaactcatgtgcaggtcagctgactttggaagcaagttgtgaacagctcaaaatgaattagagaatgagccttatattcttggaaagctacggatgtctattttctggagaatttcacggattgttaatatcatttttgtagaagaagttatggccgttttaacactgaaaggttcacaagagactgggcagtttgtaactgcaatgaaagcaataaacccaataaatctagcagccaaaactgatgcagccaagaacaagccagctgatacctatttaaatatcagaggaaatgaaaataaagatgaggattaagtgggagtaattggcataaaggctacccaaagagttacaattgttttaccatttcctctcacttattgtcatcactaattGGCTGTTAGTGGGGTGAGTTATGGAGCAGAAATGAGGCAGCAAGCATGGGCATAAAGGCTGAGGTTGCAGCGGCAAaatagtagttttttttttaggaaaaaaagatagaaaaaaaaaagaaggaaaggaaggaaaaaaaggcaaggctgctgcgttgaggaaggaaggaaaggaaggaggaaatcttggcattctcttgtttcggttttatcttctcaaacacatgcctttcttttggtttaatttgagaactatgtgtaactaaatttttagaagttaggggctgttttgaagccccgaatatgattgcaagtttgttatgacattttgtttgaattacttttatgaatggatgaaaattggttcactacttgtctcattgatgaattctttatttgttttctatggatgcatacttagtaagcatatctagtattctaatgctatgaatatgtgtgtgtctgcccctgtcgaatgaggacctacatatgttctagagtagtacttgttaattgcgattaacatgtgaaccaatttctaggataagtaagacaacgccagtacttacgatgccttgtgatgactcaaactctttttgttcttaatgatttctacttgttaaatctatgaacacaccattctagaatgcatgctagggactaagttaagttgaaaacatcattctcttaacatacaacgtaagaaagagtaataggttgagttctaacattgagccaacttgagcatcttcatctggaaataaaagaaatttgaatgaaacataacatgtttgcatgattatttggtggtggatagcaatacccctaactcgtttttcttaatttgtgaactacttaataTATGTTTCTGTCCtatttttgttcgatttaatttaaatagcaaatcaactccaaaaatcccaaatatgtgtgtgagtgtagctctgtgtgtctagtatctgcatataaaatttcatagactttagataagtataagtcagtctaataattatttttccgtggctggtcagtagggacagcaacctagtttttgtgacattttaggtagttagataaaacaatcttctgcgggaaagacccttattttcatatgctacaattgacaaatcttagtggtaataaggaaaatcattaggacatttgtgtgctactttgtggtgtgcttttaatcctatcaaatttttggcgccatGTCGCCGGGGATTGTTATTTCTAATTACTTATTTTTctgttgttttcttttcttgtttcattggtgtttttgtttttgtttttatttcaggtACTCTTCATAGTATATGCATACTCGAAGGTCCAAGATCATTGATCTAGCTTCATACGATTCCGAGCTTGAACGAACACTTCAAAAGCTTTAGAGAAAAATCAAGCAGAAGCGTGCATCAGTGTCCTTACCACCATCTTCTCCACTACATTTGAGTtcagaagaggaggaagaaccaCAAGAAGGCATGGCTGATAACCGTACTTTGAGGGAGTTGGCAACGCCGAATACAAATCAACAACCATTGTGCATCACCTATCCAAATGCAGATAgaggatttgagctcaagtcCGGCATGATTCACTACTTGCCTAAGTTCCATGGCTTCTCAACAGAGGATGCCAACAAGCATCTCATGGAGTTTCACGTGGTATGCTCAGGAATGAGACCAGCAAATGTGGATGAGGAGCAAGTCAAGTTGAGGGCATTCCCATTTACATTAGAAGCCAAggcaaatgagtggctttacaATTTACATCCGGGATCAATGAACACATGGAACCAGGTGAAGCAAGCATTCTTAGAGCAATATTTTCTGGCCACAAAAGCTGCAAGCATAAGGAAGGACATATGTGCAATCCGACAACAACATGGATAACCCTTTAGAGATTACTATGAGCGATTCACATATTTGGTTGCATCTTGTCCTAATCATCAAATTTCAGAGCATCTTTTAATACAATACTTTTATGAAGGATTGTGTGGTACTGATCGTGTAATGCTTGATGCAGCAAGTGGAGGAGCATTCATGGACAAGACACCAACTAATGCTAAGGCATTGCTAAAGAACATTGCTGGCAATACACGACAAtttggagggagagatgagctaCCTCTTAAgaaagttaatgaggtaagtgcaaaTTCTAGTATTGAATTACAATTAGCTAACTTGACTAATCTTGTGCAACAGGTTATGGTGGCTCCAAAACAGGTGTGCAGTGTATGTTCAATGATAGGACATGCCACGGACATGTGCCCTTCATTGATGGATCAAGGTGGTCTTGAGCAAGCTAATGCGTTAGGAGGGTTTCATGGGCCACAAAGGCAAAAGTATGATCCATACTCTAACAACTATAACGCAGGGTGGCGCAATCATCCATACTTAAAGTGGAACAATCAAGACAACGGACAACAATCTGTTCCCAACaactataactgtccacctagCTTCTTTCAAGCAAGACCACATGCACCATTTcagcctcaacaacaacaagctccaagtaagtctcttgaggatttaattgcttccttagctaactctactcaatctcatcaacagaaaacagacaaagcaattgaaaaccttgagcGCCAAATGAGTTAGTTTGCAAGTTTGATGGGGCAACAACACCAACCAGGAAGGTTGTCTAGCCAAACTGTGGTGAATCCAAATGCGGAGTAGATGAATGTTGTGActttaaggagtggaaaagaagtttttgAGCAGCCGAGGATGCAAAAGAGGACTAGAAAAGACACAAATGAGCAAGGGGAGCTACAAACCAAGAATCTTGAGCAAGATAGGGCTTCAACAGAAACCGAAAAGTCTCTTAAAGCTGCAGAATTGAACACAAAAGATTATAATAAGGTAAGTAAAGAagttcaaaattcatttaactcatgtgtccctgttccttttcctcgtaggtttatgaagTCTAAGAAAGAGCAAACTGATAAGGAAATCTTGGATACTTTCCGGAAAGTCCAAGTGAACTTACCTCTTTTAGATGCCATAAAACAAGTGCCTAAGTATGCAAAGTTCCTTAAAGAGCTTTGTATGAACAAGAGGAGATTCAATGATCAAGAAACTGTGGCATTGAGCGAGGAAGTATCAGCTGTTTTGCAGAGAAAGCTGCCACCAAAGTTGAAAGATGCcggtagctttaccattccatgTGTAATTGGAGGCAAAGAGTTTGGGAGAGCATTGTGTGATTTGGGGGCATCCATCAATCTGATGCCATATTCAGTGTATGAGTCAttgaaccttggagacttgAAGGAAACAAAGGTAGTAATCTAGTTGGCAGATCGTTCAAATAGATATCCCAAAGGCCTATTAGAGGATGTACTTGTGCAAGTGAATGAGCTCATTTTTCCCGCCGATTTTTTTGTTCTTAAGATGGAACATGACCCTATGCCTACTGCACTTCCTCTTATACTGGGAAGACCATTCATTAGAACGGCacgtacgaagattgatgtctaCGATGGTACCTTAACCATGGAAATTGATGGGGAAAGCGTCAAGTTCAAAATCTTCAATGCTATGAGGTACCCTAGTGAATTAGAATCTTGTTTGTCTATTGATGTGTTTGACTATTTTGTGCAAGATTGTTTTAATGAAGGTGTGGGACAAGATAATTTAGAGAAGGCATTAGTGCATAGCATTACACATGAAAAGCTTAATTATTTCGAGCACATTGAAGAAGAATTAATCCAAACAGTGGCCGCTCTTAAGTCTCTTTCACCAATTTGTGGTAAGTgttcttcctattttatttctcttcatACTTGTAACGAAAAAACTCTTCCTTTTGTGATTCAAGAACCCAAATTGGAGCTTAAACCGATTCCTGAAcatttgaagtatgcatttttAGGAGAAGATGAAACATTACCAGTTAtcatatcatcacaactcacagcaGAAGAGATGGAGAAACTGATTCGGGTACTGAAGGATCACAAAACTGCCATAGCTTGGAGTATTGCAaatatcaaaggtataaatccagCTACATGTATGCATAGGATTCTGCTGGAGGAAGGTGCAAAACCAACAAAGGAAGCTCAACACCATTTGAACCCACTCATGATGGAGGTCGTTAAGAAAGaggttatcaaacttcttgatgttGGCATCATATATCCTATCTCGGACAGCAAGTGGTTAAGCCATGTTCAAGTAGTTCCAAAGCAATCCGAAGTCACAGATGTTAAGAATGAAGCTAGTGAGCTAGTGCCTACACGTGTGCAAAATAGTTGGAGAGTTTGTACAGATTATCGGAAGATAAATAACACCACACGCAATGATCACTTGCCAGTCCCATTCATagatcaaatgttagaaaggttagctggtcattctcattattgctttcttgatggatattctggatataatcaaattgcagTTGCTCCGGAGGATCAAGAAAAGATGACTTTCACATGTCCATTTGGCACATTTGCATACCGGAGGATGCCGTTTGGACTTTGCAACGCTCcagccacatttcaaaggtgtatggtaagtatcttttctgatatgattgagaaaataattgaagtgttcatggatgatttttcagtttatggtgattcttttgatacaTTTCCAACATAATTTGTCTCTAGTTTTAAAACGTTGCCAAGAAACTAATCTAGtcttaaattgggaaaaaatgtcatttcatggtttcatatggattagttctagggcatatcatatctgaaaagggaattgaagttgataaatctaaagtagaACTTGTTAGTTCTTTACCCCTCCTTACTACTGTcagggaggttcgttcttttcttagACATGCAGGTTTCTACCGTAGGTTTATGAAGGACTTCTCAATGATTTCTAGACCCCTTGTACCGTTTATTTCAAAAGGATGTAACATTTGATATGAATGAAGAGTGTGTGGTAGCATTCAACAAGCTTAAGGAGTTGTTATCCACGGCTCCTGtgatcatgccaccagattggagtttACCTTTTGAGTTGATGTGCAATGCTTCAGACTATGTTGTTGGTGCAGTTCTAGGGCAGCGTGTCAACAAAGTGCCACATGTCATCTATTATGCATCTCGAACACTCAATGATGCACAGTTGAATTATTCAACAACAGAGAATGAGCTTctagctgttgtatttgctttagaaaaATTTAGATCTTATCTGATTGGGACTAAAGTTATTGTGttttctgaccatgcagctttgaagtatctACTCACAAAAAAAGATGCAAAACCACGACTCATTCGATGGATACTTctgcttcaagagtttgacttaGAGATCAAGGATAAGaaagggagtgagaatgttgtaGCAGATCATCTTAGCAGATTTGTGCATTCAAACACAAAGGAATATTTATCCCTTTACGTGAGAGTTTTCCGGATgagtaattgttttcattaaaggGTATTAACCCTTGGTATgcagatattatcaattacaagGTCACCAAAAAGATTCCGGATGATTTTACATATGCTCAGAAAGATAAGCTTGTCAAAATCGCCAAATACTACGagtgggatgatccttatttgtggaaatattgcactGATCATTTGATTAGAAGGTGTGTCCCCGAATCTGAGTTTAAATCTATTCTAACTTTTTGTCAttcttatgcatgtggtggCCATTTTGGAGCAAAGAGGACAGCCCTGAAGGTGTTAGAGAGTgttttttattggcctagtttgtttaaggatgcgtacgagttttgtgcaacatgtgatcgttgtcaacaaACAGGTAACTTGGGCCCAAGAAATCAATTGCCACAAACCCCTATTTTGGTTGTTGAGAtctttgatgtgtggggcattgatttcatgggaccttttccatcttcaaatggttttctttacattttattggctgtggattatgtttctaaatgggtggaagcgaaagccaccaaaactaatgattcaaaagttgtttcagattttattaaGACTAACATCTTTGCAAGATTTGGAACACTTAGAGCAATCATCAGCGATGGAGGGAGtcacttttgcaatcgaacatttgaagcgttgcttaggaagtacaatgtcacacataaggtgtctacaccttatcatccgcAAACTAGTGGTCAAGCAGAAGTATCAAACCGTGAGGTGaagcaaattttggagaaaactgTGAGTCCTagtaggaaggattggagcatgcgcttaaacgatgcattgtgggcttataggaCTGCTTATAAGACTCctattggaatgtccccatttcggttagtttatgggaaaccatgccgtCTTCCAATAGAGTTAGAACACAAAGCTTATTGGGCGATCGAAGCCTACAATATGGACATGAGTGTTGCCGGACAgcatagaaagcttcaattgaatgagtTAGACGAAATCTGGAATAATGCACACAAGTCTAGTCGAATatacaaggagaaatcaaaggcatttcatgataaGATGATATAAAGGAAGAGCTTTTCCATTGGACAAAAAGTTCTTCTATttaattctcgccttcggttatttCCAGGTAAACTTCGTTTTCAATGGGTTGGTCCATTTGTTATAACTaatatttttcctcatggtgcaatGGAAATCCAAAGTGCAAAGACCGGAAACatgttcaaagtgaatgggcatagACTCAAGCCATATTATGAGTCTTTTGTGGAG
This window of the Malus domestica chromosome 03, GDT2T_hap1 genome carries:
- the LOC139194686 gene encoding uncharacterized protein; this translates as MADNRTLRELATPNTNQQPLCITYPNADRGFELKSGMIHYLPKFHGFSTEDANKHLMEFHVVCSGMRPANVDEEQVKLRAFPFTLEAKANEWLYNLHPGSMNTWNQVKQAFLEQYFLATKAASIRKDISSGGAFMDKTPTNAKALLKNIAGNTRQFGGRDELPLKKVNEVMVAPKQVCSVCSMIGHATDMCPSLMDQGGLEQANALGGFHGPQRQKYDPYSNNYNAGWRNHPYLKWNNQDNGQQSVPNNYNCPPSFFQARPHAPFQPQQQQAPSKSLEDLIASLANSTQSHQQKTDKAIENLERQMS